In a single window of the Pelagibacterium sp. 26DY04 genome:
- a CDS encoding tail fiber domain-containing protein: MAIRDGIRTTNLERQFSIDELIGNITEDGVAKTARVPVQALTNQLAASGPFVFGNTVYALTKADLDAVVPANEQMGGIVLADPVPANNGYYAREEGAWVWGRGFADTFAQLINFGGTANAQTADVKPGVDPASIEVFFAFVETPNAGAMTLSINGEPQREVVNLAGNPLAAGEWTGTVMFALRDGKYQLLLDAGAAASAAQSASEAANSLADFNEKYLGAYSDDASATADAGGAPITGAEYWSTSENRRKTWDGVAWAATDVALSDGEVTEPKLASSLANTLAPAVTSKAALKALNTSRYTTTFLAAAGIEGMVTWKGSDLSGEMLGPAITSTAVNSATGTITRAAHNLTLGEAVIVTTSVNGLSTNTLYWVIYVDADNFKLASSLADARAGTAVTLTGTTNFTVRQHKDPYEGAYVTKGPDITGGSGAWVRPEIGTGTGKVTWFGAVPYPSRSAALAGLASGNRINACAELFPSVDLGAGWLLIEETVRVKTFVPGVDAIPFGTHFFGVNNYNTRLVAANGLNAPVLDTNGVSSIGLSNFGIDGNGANNTGANTLLIRNSYYGFIHEVRVLDGSASHPAIYSQGSNNITYTTVFASNCQGAGWFLDANSRHNVFTTCGAEDWNLGGATSGDAIWGWTDNGSNSYNVNSWLENRNALATDCAYRTNNRDNVVEHIEITAGGNPFAIGIQAGASSDRFRLVNPHFGGTGGVTAPVVLLGTNKYRELVGLFNPATEVTNTNSDITTLIRRGNQVFDIAALRTYTSTNGASGLRMDIYGGSTNLLRIQNAGTSVWEISGTGHWLPNPNGANDIGSAARQVRNIFLQNAPDVSSDERIKEQIGDLPDEWLDAWGDVKRKRYKLKAEVAELGDDAPWHVGLVAQQVVEAFASHGLDAMKLNLVKYREWGDEFDEDGKLVVEAGSLYSVVYTEAEAFEAAYVRRQLDGVTQN; encoded by the coding sequence ATGGCCATTCGTGACGGCATCCGCACCACCAATCTCGAGCGTCAGTTCTCGATCGATGAACTGATCGGAAACATCACCGAAGATGGTGTGGCAAAGACCGCGCGCGTGCCGGTACAGGCGCTGACCAACCAATTGGCGGCATCCGGGCCGTTCGTGTTCGGCAATACGGTCTATGCCCTCACGAAAGCCGATCTCGACGCTGTCGTTCCCGCAAATGAGCAAATGGGCGGCATCGTGCTCGCCGATCCCGTTCCGGCCAACAATGGCTATTACGCTCGCGAGGAAGGCGCATGGGTGTGGGGGAGGGGTTTTGCGGACACTTTTGCCCAGCTCATCAACTTCGGCGGCACGGCCAACGCCCAGACTGCCGATGTTAAGCCTGGTGTTGATCCTGCCAGCATCGAAGTGTTCTTCGCCTTCGTGGAGACACCCAATGCTGGCGCGATGACGCTCTCCATCAACGGCGAGCCCCAGCGCGAGGTCGTGAATCTTGCCGGCAATCCTCTGGCCGCCGGGGAGTGGACCGGGACGGTCATGTTCGCCCTCCGGGATGGCAAGTACCAACTGTTGCTGGATGCTGGTGCGGCAGCTAGTGCGGCGCAGAGTGCGAGTGAGGCGGCTAACAGCCTAGCTGATTTCAATGAGAAATATCTTGGCGCTTATTCCGATGACGCCAGCGCGACCGCTGACGCAGGAGGGGCACCAATTACTGGCGCTGAATACTGGAGCACCAGTGAGAACCGACGCAAGACTTGGGATGGGGTTGCCTGGGCGGCAACGGATGTTGCGCTGTCAGACGGGGAAGTTACTGAACCGAAGCTTGCATCGTCGCTGGCCAATACGCTTGCCCCTGCTGTCACCAGCAAGGCTGCACTGAAGGCGCTGAACACATCCAGGTACACCACCACGTTTCTTGCGGCGGCTGGGATCGAGGGCATGGTCACCTGGAAGGGCTCTGACCTTTCGGGGGAGATGCTTGGCCCTGCGATCACCAGTACAGCGGTCAACAGCGCTACCGGGACGATCACTCGGGCGGCGCACAATCTGACGCTGGGCGAGGCTGTGATCGTAACCACGTCGGTCAATGGGCTCAGCACCAATACCCTATATTGGGTGATCTATGTCGATGCCGACAACTTCAAGCTGGCGTCGTCTCTTGCCGATGCGAGGGCGGGCACGGCTGTCACTCTGACCGGGACGACGAACTTTACGGTTCGCCAGCATAAGGACCCATACGAGGGCGCTTACGTGACCAAAGGGCCGGATATTACCGGCGGGTCAGGTGCCTGGGTGCGCCCGGAAATAGGGACCGGCACGGGTAAGGTCACTTGGTTTGGGGCCGTGCCTTATCCAAGTCGCTCTGCTGCCTTGGCAGGCCTCGCCTCCGGTAACCGCATCAATGCCTGTGCCGAGCTTTTCCCGTCCGTCGACCTTGGAGCCGGTTGGCTTCTGATCGAGGAAACAGTCCGGGTCAAGACGTTCGTGCCTGGCGTCGACGCAATCCCCTTCGGAACGCACTTCTTTGGTGTCAACAACTACAACACCCGATTGGTGGCCGCAAACGGCCTAAATGCTCCAGTGTTGGACACCAACGGGGTATCCTCCATTGGGCTGTCGAATTTCGGCATTGACGGAAACGGCGCAAATAATACCGGGGCCAATACGCTATTGATCCGTAACTCTTATTACGGATTCATCCATGAAGTCCGCGTTCTCGATGGTTCGGCTTCCCATCCTGCGATCTACTCGCAGGGCTCCAACAATATCACCTACACGACTGTTTTCGCCTCAAATTGCCAAGGGGCAGGGTGGTTCCTTGATGCCAATTCTCGGCACAACGTCTTCACCACTTGCGGCGCGGAAGATTGGAACCTTGGCGGCGCGACAAGCGGGGATGCCATTTGGGGTTGGACCGACAACGGGTCGAATAGCTACAACGTCAATTCGTGGCTTGAGAACCGAAACGCTCTGGCTACCGATTGCGCGTATCGCACAAACAACCGCGATAATGTTGTTGAGCATATCGAGATCACGGCCGGCGGGAACCCGTTCGCCATTGGCATCCAAGCAGGAGCCTCATCTGACCGCTTCCGCCTGGTTAACCCCCATTTCGGTGGAACTGGAGGCGTCACCGCACCCGTGGTGCTACTTGGCACCAACAAATATCGCGAGCTTGTGGGGCTGTTTAACCCGGCCACGGAAGTCACCAATACCAACAGCGACATCACCACGCTTATCCGGCGCGGCAATCAGGTCTTCGATATCGCTGCACTGCGGACTTATACGTCCACAAATGGCGCATCCGGCCTTCGGATGGATATCTATGGCGGCAGCACCAACCTGCTGCGTATTCAGAATGCAGGGACAAGCGTGTGGGAAATCTCGGGAACAGGCCATTGGTTACCGAACCCGAACGGCGCCAACGACATCGGCAGCGCTGCGCGCCAAGTGCGTAACATCTTTTTGCAGAACGCACCCGACGTTAGCTCGGATGAACGTATCAAAGAACAGATTGGCGATCTCCCGGATGAGTGGTTGGATGCCTGGGGTGATGTGAAACGGAAACGATACAAGCTCAAAGCTGAGGTTGCAGAGCTTGGCGATGATGCGCCTTGGCATGTTGGGCTTGTGGCGCAACAGGTTGTCGAGGCGTTCGCCTCGCATGGACTAGATGCGATGAAGCTCAATCTCGTAAAGTACAGGGAATGGGGGGACGAGTTCGATGAAGATGGCAAGCTGGTTGTAGAAGCCGGTTCTCTCTATAGCGTCGTTTATACCGAAGCTGAGGCTTTCGAAGCCGCTTATGTGCGCCGGCAACTTGATGGGGTAACGCAGAATTAG
- a CDS encoding phage tail protein: MTARVPVCAMPSLDPAVGRIEIELPYGATVAQIIAEVLPHATEEMLDRARVWLVSNVGETLLSARKAWHRIRPRPGVRVLIKLVHGGDMLRNALMIAVSIGATALGQFWAGPMIGGLFGGSALAANIGAAAFAAGVTIAGGYLLNMLIPPARRGVDQQSERPLYQISGWKNSANPDGAVPSIAGRIRYAPMFAAPSYTEIVGDLQYVRALFTFGYGPVELSNLKLGDTPIEKFDEVEYEIREGYPDDDPITLYPQQVIEEVLGVELRRDRLRNDAGTIIGTGPETPVARFTAGDATEANVILSWPSGLTDVHESGGDAGELKPTTVVIRIRQRPASGGSWQEVTTLSVRAEKREGFYRSHRWALPSRGRWEIELTRVTHEAEETEIVDKTVWLALQSFRPEKPVNFDKPLCLVSLRVKATYQLNSQLDTFNAIAERLVPDYDHTTGEWTLRKSRNPASYYRLALQGPECAFPEADRSLDLDQFEDFHDFCRTKGLKYDRIHEAAASQWDALTEITGAGRAAPRFDGTKWGVIIDRPQDLVVAHVNDRNSRNFGWSHGYPKPPHAFRVAFLDQTSDFQQRERLVRWPGYTGDITVTEHLEMPGKTDPDEIWIEARRRQYEAIYRPTQFSAVQDGAVRTATRGDRVKGSFPVISRVMSGHRVKAVRGQLVTLDGIVEMEPGQSYALRFMVEEGEGEAATTSSIVRIIMPFAGETDSVALSGDGPLPKAGDIVHFGLAGQESYDLVVAGVQSGQAMTSVLTMLHAAPIIDQLTDAEVPPAWNGRAGQDAGLDVAIPAIPKVLAIEPYFDAVGDPDGVLVRLEAGEGSPAVVGTFTLRHRLAGTTTWTLNAPVPAADGMVIATGYSSGAEIEMQRLATSIYGYSSDWSDIFTSTGAETPPLPQPDPITSGSVTGGTGQATFDLTTPNDPLVTAVALYYGPNSDGTGVTEIVAFTAAPNSHYSRTETVPAGIWWFFAVTENDEGTQSVGFSLGQETIS; encoded by the coding sequence ATGACCGCTCGCGTACCCGTTTGCGCCATGCCCTCGCTTGACCCGGCAGTGGGCCGGATCGAGATCGAGTTGCCCTATGGCGCTACGGTTGCCCAGATCATCGCGGAGGTCTTGCCGCACGCCACAGAGGAGATGTTGGATCGGGCCAGGGTGTGGCTGGTGTCCAATGTTGGCGAAACGCTCCTGTCAGCCCGGAAGGCTTGGCATCGCATTCGCCCGCGCCCCGGTGTCCGCGTCCTGATCAAGCTCGTTCACGGCGGCGACATGCTGCGCAACGCGCTGATGATCGCGGTATCGATCGGCGCCACGGCCTTGGGGCAGTTCTGGGCCGGCCCCATGATCGGTGGCCTGTTCGGCGGGAGTGCGCTTGCGGCCAATATCGGTGCGGCCGCCTTCGCTGCCGGTGTCACCATTGCGGGCGGCTATCTGCTCAACATGTTGATCCCGCCCGCCCGTCGTGGTGTCGATCAGCAGTCGGAACGTCCGCTATACCAAATCTCGGGCTGGAAGAACTCCGCCAATCCCGATGGCGCCGTTCCTTCTATCGCTGGGCGCATTCGCTACGCTCCAATGTTTGCCGCGCCGAGCTACACCGAGATCGTTGGTGATCTCCAATATGTCCGGGCGCTGTTCACCTTCGGCTATGGCCCGGTCGAGCTGTCGAACCTCAAACTCGGTGACACGCCGATCGAGAAGTTCGATGAGGTCGAATACGAGATCAGGGAGGGTTATCCCGACGACGATCCGATCACGCTCTATCCCCAGCAGGTGATAGAGGAGGTGCTTGGCGTCGAGCTGCGCCGCGACCGCCTACGCAACGATGCCGGCACGATTATTGGCACAGGACCGGAAACCCCTGTCGCACGCTTCACGGCAGGCGATGCGACGGAAGCCAATGTGATTTTGAGCTGGCCCTCCGGTCTTACCGATGTCCATGAGTCCGGGGGCGATGCAGGTGAACTGAAGCCCACCACGGTTGTCATCAGGATTCGGCAGCGCCCGGCCTCTGGCGGCTCGTGGCAGGAGGTCACGACGCTTTCAGTTCGGGCGGAGAAGCGGGAAGGTTTCTACCGCTCCCACCGTTGGGCCCTGCCCAGCCGTGGCCGCTGGGAGATCGAGCTTACCCGCGTCACCCATGAGGCTGAAGAAACGGAGATCGTGGATAAGACGGTCTGGCTGGCGTTGCAGAGCTTCAGGCCCGAAAAGCCGGTCAACTTCGACAAGCCGCTCTGTCTTGTCTCCCTGCGGGTCAAGGCAACCTATCAGCTCAACTCGCAACTCGACACCTTCAACGCTATCGCAGAGCGCCTGGTGCCAGACTATGACCACACCACTGGCGAATGGACGCTACGCAAGTCGCGCAACCCGGCCTCCTATTACCGGCTGGCGCTGCAAGGGCCGGAATGTGCCTTCCCCGAGGCCGATAGATCATTGGACCTCGACCAGTTCGAGGACTTTCACGACTTCTGCCGTACCAAGGGGCTGAAATACGATCGCATCCATGAGGCAGCGGCCTCGCAATGGGACGCGTTGACCGAGATTACCGGGGCAGGCAGGGCCGCTCCTCGGTTCGATGGCACCAAATGGGGCGTCATTATCGATCGACCCCAGGATTTGGTCGTGGCGCACGTCAATGACCGCAATAGCCGGAACTTCGGCTGGTCGCACGGTTACCCCAAACCGCCCCATGCCTTCCGTGTGGCGTTCCTCGATCAGACCAGTGATTTCCAGCAGCGCGAGCGCCTTGTGCGCTGGCCTGGCTATACCGGCGACATCACCGTTACCGAACACCTCGAGATGCCAGGTAAGACCGATCCTGACGAAATCTGGATCGAAGCCCGGCGCCGGCAATATGAGGCGATCTATCGTCCCACACAGTTCTCAGCGGTGCAGGACGGCGCGGTCAGGACGGCAACGCGGGGCGATCGGGTGAAAGGCAGCTTCCCGGTAATCTCGCGCGTCATGTCGGGGCATCGGGTAAAGGCCGTGCGCGGGCAGTTGGTGACGCTTGACGGGATCGTCGAAATGGAGCCGGGGCAGAGCTATGCCCTGCGCTTCATGGTTGAGGAAGGCGAAGGTGAGGCGGCGACCACATCAAGCATCGTCCGCATCATCATGCCCTTCGCCGGGGAAACGGACAGCGTGGCCCTGAGTGGTGACGGTCCATTGCCCAAGGCCGGAGATATCGTTCATTTCGGCCTGGCGGGGCAGGAGAGCTATGATCTGGTCGTGGCGGGGGTACAGTCCGGCCAGGCCATGACAAGCGTCCTGACCATGCTCCACGCCGCTCCGATCATCGATCAGTTGACCGATGCCGAGGTGCCGCCGGCATGGAACGGCAGGGCAGGGCAAGATGCGGGACTCGACGTCGCAATTCCCGCCATTCCGAAGGTGCTCGCGATCGAGCCCTATTTCGATGCAGTCGGTGATCCTGATGGTGTTCTGGTGCGTCTTGAGGCAGGCGAGGGGAGCCCGGCAGTGGTCGGCACTTTCACCCTGCGGCACCGGCTGGCCGGAACGACGACATGGACGCTGAACGCTCCGGTCCCAGCGGCCGATGGCATGGTGATCGCCACGGGCTATTCGTCGGGCGCCGAGATCGAGATGCAGAGGCTTGCAACCTCGATCTACGGATATTCCAGCGATTGGTCCGACATCTTCACCTCAACCGGTGCAGAGACGCCGCCATTGCCGCAACCGGACCCGATCACCTCGGGCTCTGTGACGGGCGGGACGGGGCAGGCCACCTTCGACCTGACGACGCCGAACGATCCGCTGGTGACCGCCGTGGCCCTCTATTACGGGCCCAATTCGGACGGAACGGGCGTCACCGAAATAGTCGCGTTCACCGCGGCGCCCAATTCGCACTACAGCCGCACTGAGACAGTGCCGGCGGGAATCTGGTGGTTCTTCGCCGTTACCGAAAACGACGAGGGAACCCAGAGTGTGGGCTTCTCCCTCGGGCAGGAAACGATCTCCTGA
- a CDS encoding NlpC/P60 family protein codes for MHWSEKFLGLPYEPLGRSVAGADCYGVCWLVLTSFGVPAPSYAGEYASSEEVEEVSAFIGRTKGQWVSVERPKELDLVTFRRGGWESHVGIVVKPGLMLHSSRGKPSCIEDYTSGIWANRLTGFWRHRALA; via the coding sequence ATGCACTGGTCAGAGAAATTCCTGGGCCTGCCGTACGAGCCTCTCGGGCGCTCTGTGGCGGGCGCAGATTGCTATGGGGTATGCTGGCTCGTCCTGACGAGCTTCGGCGTTCCTGCGCCGTCCTACGCTGGGGAATATGCGTCCTCGGAGGAGGTGGAAGAGGTTTCGGCATTCATTGGCCGCACCAAGGGCCAGTGGGTGAGCGTCGAGCGTCCGAAGGAACTCGATCTCGTAACCTTCCGGCGGGGCGGCTGGGAAAGTCACGTCGGCATCGTCGTTAAGCCGGGGCTTATGCTCCACAGTTCGAGGGGCAAGCCCTCGTGCATTGAAGATTACACGTCCGGCATCTGGGCAAACCGCCTGACCGGCTTCTGGCGCCATCGCGCGCTGGCATAA